A region of Candidatus Cloacimonadota bacterium DNA encodes the following proteins:
- a CDS encoding HDIG domain-containing protein, whose amino-acid sequence MITRKEAEKLLFTHLKSENLRKHCLATAAVMEKLAEKFDYDQEVWFITGLLHDIDFEVIGNDFSQHGLMAMELLQNTDITSEMKNAIKSHTEQAPITTDLDKSLWIADPVNGLIVAAALMRPDKKISTIELKSLKKKYKNRAFAAGANREQIADCIKLGLELDEFLQLAVDAMTKYEKELGFE is encoded by the coding sequence ATGATTACCAGAAAAGAGGCAGAAAAACTACTTTTTACACACCTCAAAAGTGAAAATCTAAGAAAACACTGCTTAGCAACAGCGGCAGTCATGGAGAAATTGGCAGAGAAATTTGACTATGATCAGGAAGTATGGTTTATTACAGGTTTGCTACATGATATTGATTTTGAAGTTATAGGTAATGATTTCAGTCAACACGGATTAATGGCAATGGAACTTTTGCAGAACACAGATATTACATCGGAAATGAAAAATGCGATTAAATCGCATACTGAACAGGCACCAATTACGACTGATCTCGATAAGAGTTTATGGATTGCTGATCCTGTTAATGGGTTGATAGTGGCTGCTGCTCTGATGAGACCGGATAAAAAAATTAGTACTATCGAACTAAAATCTTTGAAGAAGAAGTATAAAAACAGGGCATTTGCAGCCGGAGCAAATCGTGAACAAATTGCTGACTGTATCAAACTTGGACTGGAACTCGATGAATTTCTGCAACTTGCTGTCGATGCCATGACTAAATATGAGAAAGAACTAGGTTTCGAATAA
- a CDS encoding RNA methyltransferase, producing MKKIMQYSQDKFNSFTDEKKIRIITSFVNEIDKLWQDEEKRKNLLVELENCLEYVVDSSNRDLSNVLTRAKRLQSKTHLEFMTTFTSLLTKYSKEPRDHDLMEPRQNESKKHLTVPLYAILENLRSAFNVGSIIRTSECFGVRKVYMCGYTPTPDNIKVKKTSMATDEWILWERRKDILELIDQLKEQESIRLVALETSPDAQPIQLSSISQPAVIIVGNEAHGLSKEVLEKADQVLKIPLSGRKESFNVGVAYGIACYEILRKWDML from the coding sequence ATGAAGAAGATTATGCAATATTCGCAGGATAAATTCAACAGTTTTACTGATGAGAAAAAGATCAGAATCATCACATCATTCGTCAATGAAATAGATAAGTTATGGCAGGACGAGGAGAAGCGCAAGAATCTCTTAGTGGAGTTAGAAAATTGTCTTGAATATGTTGTAGATTCATCAAATCGTGATTTGAGCAATGTATTAACAAGAGCCAAAAGACTTCAGAGTAAAACTCATCTTGAGTTTATGACCACCTTTACTAGTTTGCTGACCAAATATAGTAAAGAACCGCGAGACCATGATCTTATGGAACCGAGGCAAAATGAAAGCAAAAAACATCTAACAGTCCCTCTGTACGCTATTTTAGAAAATCTTCGTTCGGCGTTCAATGTCGGTTCCATTATACGGACTAGTGAGTGTTTTGGTGTCAGGAAGGTCTATATGTGTGGCTATACTCCTACACCGGACAACATCAAAGTAAAAAAAACCTCTATGGCAACTGATGAATGGATTCTTTGGGAAAGAAGGAAAGATATTCTGGAATTGATTGATCAACTCAAAGAGCAAGAGAGTATCCGCTTGGTTGCATTAGAAACTTCTCCCGATGCCCAACCCATACAACTAAGTTCAATTTCACAACCTGCCGTGATTATAGTCGGTAATGAAGCTCATGGACTGTCAAAAGAGGTCTTGGAAAAAGCAGATCAGGTTTTAAAAATACCTTTAAGTGGGCGGAAAGAATCGTTCAATGTAGGTGTAGCTTATGGTATCGCCTGCTATGAAATCTTAAGAAAATGGGATATGTTATAA
- a CDS encoding thioesterase family protein: MMFEYSRKIFGYECDIYGHLNNSVYQNIYEEARAMALDEMQLPLKDLNDLGIQIFLKRIEIDFIKGIPLGTEIIIRSRIIEFSRVKSIWKQEIYHQKGTLMSKAIVTGVFIKEGKPYRIDKDLEDRFLIYITIQENSV; encoded by the coding sequence ATGATGTTTGAATACAGTCGAAAGATCTTCGGTTATGAATGTGATATTTATGGTCATTTGAACAATTCCGTTTATCAGAATATTTATGAGGAAGCTCGTGCTATGGCGCTAGATGAGATGCAATTACCTTTGAAAGATCTTAATGACTTAGGGATCCAGATATTCTTAAAGAGGATCGAGATCGATTTTATAAAAGGCATCCCTTTAGGGACAGAGATCATCATTAGATCACGTATAATTGAATTTAGTAGGGTGAAATCAATTTGGAAACAGGAGATTTATCACCAAAAAGGTACTTTGATGTCTAAAGCAATCGTTACAGGAGTTTTTATCAAAGAAGGAAAACCTTATCGTATCGATAAGGATCTGGAAGATAGATTTCTTATTTACATAACCATACAAGAAAATAGCGTTTAG
- the rplS gene encoding 50S ribosomal protein L19: protein MDLVQVVNKTQMRTDLPEFRVGDTVKVHYKIKEGAKERIQVFQGIVIQKKGSGASKSFTVRKISNSIAVERIFPMNSPLIDKMEVVRFGHVRRAKLFYLRRVTGKKGRIKEKNRY, encoded by the coding sequence ATGGATTTAGTTCAAGTAGTTAACAAAACACAAATGAGAACCGATCTACCGGAATTTAGGGTCGGTGATACTGTTAAGGTTCATTATAAAATCAAAGAGGGAGCTAAAGAGAGAATTCAGGTTTTTCAGGGTATCGTTATCCAGAAAAAGGGTTCCGGTGCTTCCAAATCTTTCACGGTAAGAAAGATTAGCAATAGTATCGCAGTAGAGAGAATTTTTCCGATGAATTCACCTCTTATTGATAAGATGGAAGTTGTACGGTTTGGTCATGTAAGACGAGCTAAGCTATTTTATCTGAGAAGAGTTACCGGAAAAAAAGGAAGAATTAAAGAAAAGAACCGCTATTAA